A genomic region of Perca flavescens isolate YP-PL-M2 unplaced genomic scaffold, PFLA_1.0 EPR50_1.1_unplaced_scaf_25, whole genome shotgun sequence contains the following coding sequences:
- the cebpa gene encoding CCAAT/enhancer-binding protein alpha: MLGFRSSMELSNLYEVAPRPLMSSLTHGQQPSSGYRDPADLGGDIGDSETSIDLSAYIDPSAFNDDILADLFHHSSRQDKLKIMNGEYESVPSCVGGPGPQQQPPQHPYMSNYMESMMEPLYEHNPRRIRPVAIKQEPRDDDDMNPGMPPTYHHPHAQQYSQQQPQQPHLQYQIQHCAQTTMHLQPGHPTPPPTPVPSPHQHHPHPHHHAHHHAHQGAMKLLEHQRGSSSSSSGGSGSEKGGKSKKNVDKNSPEYRLRRERNNVAVRKSRDKAKIRNMETQHKVVELTTDNDRLRRRVEHLTRELDTLRGIFRQLPDGSFKPPGS, from the coding sequence ATGCTCGGGTTTAGATCCTCCATGGAGCTCTCTAACCTGTACGAGGTCGCGCCCCGGCCCCTGATGAGCAGCCTGACCCACGGACAGCAGCCCTCCTCCGGCTACAGAGACCCGGCCGACCTCGGCGGTGACATCGGAGACAGCGAGACCTCCATCGACCTGAGCGCCTACATCGATCCGTCGGCGTTCAACGACGACATTCTGGCAGACTTGTTCCACCACAGCTCCCGGCAGGACAAACTCAAGATCATGAACGGGGAGTACGAGTCCGTGCCGTCGTGTGTCGGCGGTCCGGGACCCCAACAGCAGCCGCCGCAGCACCCCTACATGTCCAACTACATGGAGTCCATGATGGAGCCTCTGTACGAGCACAATCCGCGTAGAATCCGTCCCGTGGCGATCAAGCAGGAGCCGCGCGACGATGACGACATGAACCCGGGAATGCCTCCGACCTATCACCACCCGCACGCGCAGCAGTACTCCCAACAGCAGCCCCAGCAGCCGCATCTCCAGTACCAGATCCAGCACTGCGCTCAGACCACAATGCACCTCCAGCCGGGTCACCCGACCCCCCCGCCGACCCCGGTGCCTAGCCCGCATCAACACCACCCGCACCCGCACCACCACGCGCACCACCACGCTCACCAGGGCGCCATGAAGCTGCTGGAACACCAGcggggcagcagcagcagcagcagcggcggcagCGGCAGCGAAAAAGGCGGGAAATCCAAGAAGAACGTGGACAAGAACAGCCCGGAGTACCGGCTGAGGCGCGAGCGCAACAACGTGGCCGTGCGCAAAAGCCGAGACAAGGCGAAGATTCGGAACATGGAGACGCAGCACAAAGTGGTGGAGCTGACCACGGACAACGACCGGCTGCGGCGGAGGGTGGAGCATCTGACCCGGGAGCTGGACACGTTACGGGGCATCTTCCGACAGCTACCCGACGGGTCCTTCAAACCGCCGGGCAGCTGA